One Streptomyces sp. NBC_01237 genomic region harbors:
- a CDS encoding ParA family protein — MPARGQGPIGLQAVGSVAVRTFTTQQHMTTAPQMMDGLHVNAMAGNESGRDTAHFADFAEVPEGHFYDPDAEYEPDPEYAATLAPDAARQRRERIGPTGRPLPYFPIPGPLTDHGPAKIIAMCNQKGGVGKTTSTINLGAALAEYGRRVLLVDFDPQGALSVGLGVNPMELDLTVYNLLMERGMSADEVLLKTAVPNMDLLPSNIDLSAAEVQLVSEVARESTLQRALKPLMADYDYIVIDCQPSLGLLTVNALTAAHKVIVPLECEFFALRGVALLTETIEKVQERLNPELQLDGILATMYDSRTVHSREVLARVVEAFDDHVYHTVIGRTVRFPETTVAGEPITTYASNSVGAAAYRQLAREVLARCHAE, encoded by the coding sequence ATGCCTGCACGGGGTCAGGGCCCGATCGGGCTCCAAGCTGTCGGCTCCGTAGCTGTCCGCACCTTCACCACCCAACAGCACATGACGACAGCCCCCCAGATGATGGACGGCCTACACGTGAACGCCATGGCCGGCAACGAGAGTGGCCGGGACACCGCCCACTTCGCCGACTTCGCCGAGGTGCCCGAGGGGCACTTCTACGACCCCGACGCCGAGTACGAGCCCGACCCGGAGTACGCGGCCACCCTCGCGCCCGACGCCGCGCGCCAGCGCCGCGAGCGGATCGGCCCGACCGGGCGGCCCCTGCCGTACTTCCCGATTCCGGGCCCGCTGACCGATCACGGCCCCGCGAAGATCATCGCGATGTGCAACCAGAAGGGCGGCGTCGGCAAGACCACGTCGACCATCAACCTGGGTGCGGCACTCGCGGAGTACGGACGGCGCGTCCTGCTCGTCGACTTCGACCCGCAGGGTGCCCTGTCGGTCGGTCTCGGGGTCAACCCGATGGAGCTCGACCTCACGGTCTACAACCTGCTCATGGAGCGGGGCATGTCGGCCGACGAGGTCCTGCTGAAGACCGCCGTCCCCAACATGGACCTGCTGCCGAGCAATATCGACCTCTCGGCCGCCGAGGTGCAGCTGGTCAGCGAGGTGGCCCGGGAGTCGACGCTCCAGCGCGCCCTGAAGCCGCTGATGGCCGACTACGACTACATCGTGATCGACTGTCAGCCCTCGCTCGGCCTGCTGACCGTGAACGCCCTGACGGCGGCCCACAAGGTCATAGTCCCGCTCGAATGCGAGTTCTTCGCGCTGCGCGGAGTGGCGCTGCTCACCGAGACCATCGAGAAGGTCCAGGAGCGGCTCAACCCGGAACTGCAGCTCGACGGCATCCTCGCCACCATGTACGACTCCCGTACGGTGCACAGCCGCGAGGTCCTCGCGCGGGTCGTCGAGGCGTTCGACGACCACGTCTACCACACGGTCATCGGGCGCACCGTGCGCTTCCCGGAGACCACGGTCGCCGGTGAACCCATCACCACGTACGCCTCCAACTCGGTCGGTGCCGCCGCCTATCGACAGCTCGCCAGGGAGGTGCTCGCCCGGTGTCACGCCGAGTGA
- the ald gene encoding alanine dehydrogenase — MKVGIPREVKNNEFRVAITPAGVHELVRHGHQVLVERNAGAGSSITDEEYVAAGARILPTADEVWAAADLLLKVKEPVAEEYHRLRKGQTLFTYLHLAASRECTDALLESGTTAIAYETVETANRALPLLAPMSEVAGRLAPQVGAYHLMRSVGGRGVLPGGVPGTAAGKAVVIGGGVSGWNATQIAVGLGFHVTLLDKDINKLREADKIFGTKVQTVVSNAFELEKAVVEADLVVGAVLIPGAKAPKLVTNELVAKMKPGSVLVDIAIDQGGCFEDSHPTTHAEPIFMVHDSVFYCVANMPGAVPNTSTYALTNATLPYIVELANRGWADALRRDAALAKGLNTHDGQVVYREVAEAHGLAHVELSALLG, encoded by the coding sequence GTGAAGGTCGGCATCCCCCGCGAAGTCAAGAACAACGAGTTCCGGGTGGCGATCACCCCTGCCGGAGTGCATGAGCTCGTCCGTCACGGCCACCAGGTCCTCGTCGAGCGGAACGCCGGTGCGGGTTCCTCCATCACGGACGAGGAGTACGTCGCCGCGGGGGCGCGGATCCTGCCCACCGCCGACGAGGTGTGGGCCGCCGCCGATCTGCTGCTGAAGGTCAAGGAGCCGGTCGCCGAGGAGTACCACCGCCTGCGCAAGGGGCAGACGCTCTTCACGTACCTCCACCTCGCCGCGTCCCGCGAGTGCACGGACGCGCTGCTGGAGTCCGGCACCACCGCCATCGCGTACGAGACGGTCGAGACCGCGAACCGCGCGCTCCCGCTGCTCGCCCCGATGTCCGAGGTCGCGGGCCGGCTGGCCCCGCAGGTCGGCGCGTACCACCTGATGCGCTCGGTCGGCGGCCGTGGCGTGCTGCCGGGCGGCGTCCCCGGCACGGCGGCAGGCAAGGCCGTGGTCATCGGTGGTGGCGTCTCCGGCTGGAACGCCACGCAGATCGCCGTCGGTCTCGGCTTCCACGTGACCCTGCTCGACAAGGACATCAACAAGCTGCGCGAGGCCGACAAGATCTTCGGCACCAAGGTGCAGACGGTCGTCTCCAACGCCTTCGAGCTGGAGAAGGCGGTCGTCGAGGCGGACCTCGTCGTCGGTGCCGTGCTGATCCCCGGCGCGAAGGCCCCGAAGCTGGTCACCAACGAGCTCGTCGCCAAGATGAAGCCCGGAAGTGTACTTGTCGACATTGCAATTGATCAGGGCGGTTGCTTCGAGGACTCGCATCCGACGACGCACGCCGAGCCGATCTTCATGGTTCACGACTCGGTCTTCTACTGCGTCGCGAACATGCCGGGCGCGGTGCCGAACACCTCGACGTACGCCCTCACCAACGCCACGCTGCCGTACATCGTGGAGCTCGCGAACCGCGGCTGGGCCGACGCGCTGCGCCGTGACGCCGCACTCGCCAAGGGGCTCAACACCCATGACGGGCAGGTCGTTTACCGTGAGGTGGCCGAGGCGCACGGGCTCGCGCACGTCGAGCTGAGCGCCCTTCTCGGCTGA
- a CDS encoding tetratricopeptide repeat protein, whose translation MTDQAVDTSGPARTAGTEEPSGAAPPQFFGRERELKALRADIERAGLDTLAGRKTPRARVLLIAGRPGSGRSALAAELARRLVGTGDYPDGVLRAGLTDPGGERVPTERTARDILDLLDVPAPPGADQDELSEMVREALAVRRVLLLLDDAVDAEQVDPLLPDSPHCLVVATATGPLTGIPDVRPCTIGGLDVGSAVRLLGSLIGQVRITVDPLTAETLSEECGGQPAALVLIGGWLAARPGASVADVAKRLHTLPETGDQQPAGARPLSRAFRLIHDSLPQAAARILRLLALAPAGLADAHTASALAGCSVPAAQSTLDDFVKLGLLRTNGAAQPQYEVPGCLAPLLRALLEDRDRPAEIQLARARMLERTVRRLQSCRAITEPEGSAARRKLAGLPRSLRFPSAEEAAAWLRVRQPALLASARIAVEDGELDTLARRLVAALVRALAAHRGTEAAAPELYGLHGLVLDVAERRELPRERAAALLNLADLDARTGRTEEALARYRAALDAGREAKDLYATGRAMESVGGAYAELGDFHRASDWYGRALAQRLTQGERADEARLYGRLGAVHTYAGRYGEALRNWRAAASGYRRLGDLPAQARALSEAARVQEYAGRPQDSLHTCREAVELARRAEDVRLQAALQLRLADTLDRLGDPAAAGLHRGAADRLLGEEGSAYEIRSAATEN comes from the coding sequence GTGACGGATCAGGCGGTGGACACCAGCGGCCCGGCCCGGACTGCGGGGACCGAGGAGCCGTCCGGCGCCGCCCCACCCCAATTCTTCGGCCGGGAACGTGAGTTGAAGGCCCTGCGGGCCGACATCGAGCGGGCCGGGCTGGACACGCTGGCCGGCCGCAAGACCCCACGCGCCCGGGTCCTGCTGATCGCCGGACGCCCCGGCTCCGGCCGCAGCGCACTCGCCGCGGAACTCGCACGACGGCTCGTGGGGACCGGCGACTACCCCGACGGTGTGCTCCGTGCCGGGCTCACCGACCCCGGCGGCGAACGCGTGCCCACCGAGCGCACCGCCCGCGACATCCTCGACCTGCTCGATGTGCCCGCCCCGCCCGGCGCCGATCAGGACGAACTCTCCGAGATGGTGCGTGAGGCCCTCGCCGTACGCCGGGTCCTGCTGCTGCTCGACGACGCGGTGGACGCCGAACAGGTGGACCCGCTGCTCCCCGACAGCCCGCACTGCCTGGTCGTCGCCACCGCGACGGGCCCGCTGACCGGCATCCCTGACGTGCGCCCCTGCACCATCGGCGGGCTCGACGTGGGCTCCGCCGTGCGGCTGCTCGGCAGCCTGATCGGCCAGGTCCGCATCACCGTCGACCCATTGACCGCGGAGACCCTCTCCGAGGAGTGCGGGGGGCAGCCCGCGGCCCTCGTCCTGATCGGCGGCTGGCTGGCCGCCCGCCCGGGGGCCTCGGTCGCCGATGTCGCCAAGCGGCTGCACACCCTGCCGGAGACCGGTGACCAACAGCCCGCGGGCGCCCGCCCGTTGTCCCGGGCCTTCCGGCTGATCCATGACTCCCTCCCGCAGGCCGCCGCCCGGATACTGCGCCTTCTCGCACTCGCGCCCGCCGGACTCGCCGACGCCCACACCGCCTCCGCGCTGGCCGGCTGCTCGGTGCCCGCCGCCCAGTCGACCCTGGACGACTTCGTGAAACTGGGACTGCTGCGGACGAACGGTGCGGCGCAGCCCCAGTACGAGGTTCCCGGCTGCCTCGCGCCCTTGCTGCGGGCCCTGTTGGAGGACCGCGACCGACCGGCCGAGATCCAGCTGGCCAGGGCCCGGATGCTGGAGCGGACCGTGCGCAGGCTCCAGTCCTGCCGGGCGATCACCGAGCCGGAGGGCTCCGCCGCCCGCCGCAAGCTCGCCGGACTGCCCCGCTCGCTGCGCTTCCCCAGCGCGGAGGAGGCCGCCGCATGGCTGCGGGTCCGCCAGCCCGCCCTGCTCGCCTCGGCCCGGATCGCCGTCGAGGACGGTGAACTGGACACCCTGGCGCGGAGGTTGGTGGCCGCGCTGGTGCGGGCGCTGGCGGCGCACCGGGGCACCGAGGCCGCCGCGCCCGAGCTGTACGGGCTGCACGGCCTGGTCCTGGATGTGGCCGAGCGCCGCGAGCTGCCCCGGGAGCGGGCCGCCGCGTTGCTCAACCTCGCCGACCTGGACGCCAGGACCGGCCGCACCGAGGAGGCGCTGGCCCGCTACCGGGCCGCGCTGGACGCGGGCCGCGAGGCGAAGGACCTGTACGCGACCGGCCGCGCGATGGAATCCGTAGGCGGCGCCTACGCCGAGCTCGGGGACTTCCACCGGGCCTCCGACTGGTACGGCCGAGCGCTCGCCCAGCGCCTGACCCAGGGCGAGCGGGCGGACGAGGCGCGGCTGTACGGGCGGCTCGGCGCCGTCCACACGTACGCCGGGCGCTACGGGGAGGCCCTGCGGAACTGGCGGGCGGCGGCGTCCGGCTACCGCAGGCTCGGTGACCTGCCCGCCCAGGCGCGGGCGCTCAGCGAGGCGGCGCGGGTGCAGGAGTACGCGGGGCGCCCGCAGGACTCGCTGCACACCTGCCGGGAGGCCGTCGAGCTGGCCCGGCGGGCCGAGGACGTGCGGCTTCAGGCGGCGCTCCAGCTCAGGCTGGCCGACACGCTGGACCGGCTCGGAGACCCGGCGGCGGCCGGGTTGCACCGGGGTGCGGCCGACAGATTGCTGGGCGAGGAGGGTTCTGCCTACGAAATCCGTAGTGCCGCGACTGAAAATTAA
- a CDS encoding NUDIX hydrolase, with protein sequence MGFQDTPEEWQVTATVTPFTGKKTSVRTDDVVMPDGTVARRDYQVHPGSVAVLAIDEEDRVLVLRQYRHPVRHKLWEIPAGLLDIPGENPLHAAQRELYEEAHVKAEEWRVLTDIFTTPGGSDEAVRVFLARNLSEAEGERYAVSEEEADMEQARVPLTELVRGVLAGDLHNSCLVVGVLALTAALAGGGVDSLRPAEAPWPARPFEA encoded by the coding sequence ATGGGTTTCCAGGACACGCCCGAGGAGTGGCAGGTCACCGCGACGGTGACCCCCTTCACCGGTAAGAAGACCAGCGTCCGCACCGACGACGTGGTGATGCCCGACGGCACGGTCGCGCGCCGCGATTACCAGGTCCACCCCGGTTCCGTCGCCGTTCTCGCCATCGACGAGGAGGACCGCGTCCTCGTCCTGCGGCAGTACCGGCACCCGGTGCGCCACAAGCTCTGGGAGATCCCCGCCGGGCTGCTCGACATCCCCGGCGAGAACCCGCTGCACGCGGCCCAGCGCGAGCTGTACGAGGAGGCGCACGTCAAGGCCGAGGAGTGGCGGGTGCTGACGGACATCTTCACCACGCCCGGCGGCAGCGACGAGGCCGTACGCGTCTTCCTCGCCCGGAACCTCTCCGAGGCCGAGGGCGAGCGGTACGCGGTCTCCGAGGAGGAGGCCGACATGGAACAGGCCCGGGTGCCGCTGACGGAGCTGGTACGCGGTGTGCTCGCCGGGGATCTGCACAACTCCTGCCTGGTGGTGGGCGTGCTCGCGCTCACCGCGGCGCTCGCGGGCGGGGGAGTGGACTCGCTGCGCCCGGCCGAGGCGCCCTGGCCCGCCCGGCCGTTCGAGGCCTGA
- a CDS encoding CTP synthase has product MQPTSTTTKHIFVTGGVASSLGKGLTASSLGALLKARGLRVTMQKLDPYLNVDPGTMNPFQHGEVFVTNDGAETDLDIGHYERFLDVDLDGSANVTTGQVYSQVIAKERRGEYLGDTVQVIPHITNEIKHRIRRMATDDVDVVITEVGGTVGDIESLPFLETVRQVRHEVGRDNVFVVHISLLPYIGPSGELKTKPTQHSVAALRNIGIQPDAIVLRADRDVPTAIKRKISLMCDVDEAAVVACVDAKSIYDIPKVLHTEGLDAYVVRKLDLPFRDVEWTTWDDLLDRVHNPDHEVTVALVGKYIDLPDAYLSVTEAIRAGGFANKARVKVKWVASDDCKTAAGAAKQLGDVDAICVPGGFGDRGVNGKIGAIQYARENKVPLLGLCLGLQCIVIEAARNLAEIPDANSTEFDAATAHPVISTMEEQLAYVEGAGDLGGTMRLGLYPAKLAEGSLVREAYDGQPYVEERHRHRYEVNNAYRAELEKKAGLVFSGTSPDNKLVEYVEYPREVHPYLVATQAHPELRSRPTRPHPLFAGLVKAAVERQLAARTTGE; this is encoded by the coding sequence ATGCAGCCCACATCCACGACGACCAAGCACATCTTCGTCACCGGGGGTGTCGCCTCCTCCCTCGGCAAGGGTCTGACTGCCTCCAGCCTGGGTGCCCTGCTCAAGGCGCGGGGCCTGCGGGTCACCATGCAGAAGCTCGACCCCTACCTCAACGTCGACCCCGGCACGATGAACCCCTTCCAGCACGGTGAGGTGTTCGTCACCAACGACGGCGCCGAGACCGACCTGGACATCGGCCACTACGAGCGCTTCCTCGACGTCGACCTCGACGGCTCGGCCAACGTCACCACCGGCCAGGTCTACTCCCAGGTCATCGCCAAGGAGCGGCGCGGCGAGTACCTCGGCGACACCGTCCAGGTCATCCCGCACATCACCAACGAGATCAAGCACCGCATCCGCCGCATGGCGACCGACGACGTCGATGTCGTCATCACCGAGGTCGGCGGCACGGTCGGTGACATCGAGTCGCTGCCGTTCCTGGAGACCGTCCGCCAGGTCCGCCACGAGGTCGGCCGCGACAACGTCTTCGTCGTGCACATCTCGCTGCTGCCCTACATCGGCCCGTCCGGCGAGCTGAAGACCAAGCCCACCCAGCACTCCGTGGCCGCCCTGCGCAACATCGGTATCCAGCCGGATGCCATCGTGCTGCGCGCCGACCGTGACGTGCCCACCGCCATCAAGCGCAAGATCTCGCTGATGTGCGACGTGGACGAGGCCGCCGTGGTGGCCTGTGTGGACGCCAAGTCGATCTACGACATCCCGAAGGTGCTGCACACCGAGGGCCTGGACGCCTACGTCGTGCGCAAGCTCGACCTGCCGTTCCGGGACGTCGAGTGGACCACCTGGGACGACCTGCTGGACCGGGTGCACAACCCCGACCACGAGGTCACCGTCGCGCTCGTCGGGAAGTACATCGACCTGCCGGACGCCTACCTCTCGGTCACCGAGGCCATCCGGGCCGGCGGCTTCGCCAACAAGGCCCGTGTCAAGGTCAAGTGGGTCGCCTCCGACGACTGCAAGACGGCGGCGGGTGCCGCGAAGCAGCTCGGTGACGTCGACGCGATCTGCGTCCCCGGCGGCTTCGGCGACCGCGGTGTCAACGGCAAGATCGGCGCCATCCAGTACGCCCGTGAGAACAAGGTGCCGCTGCTCGGCCTCTGCCTGGGCCTGCAGTGCATCGTGATCGAGGCGGCGCGCAACCTCGCCGAGATCCCCGACGCCAACTCCACCGAGTTCGACGCCGCCACCGCGCACCCCGTCATCTCCACGATGGAGGAGCAGCTCGCGTACGTCGAGGGCGCGGGCGACCTGGGCGGCACCATGCGGCTCGGCCTCTACCCGGCCAAGCTCGCCGAGGGCTCGCTCGTGCGCGAGGCGTACGACGGCCAGCCCTACGTGGAGGAGCGTCACCGCCACCGCTACGAGGTCAACAACGCCTACCGTGCCGAGCTGGAGAAGAAGGCCGGACTGGTCTTCTCCGGCACCTCCCCGGACAACAAGCTCGTCGAGTACGTCGAGTACCCGCGCGAGGTCCACCCCTACCTGGTCGCCACGCAGGCGCACCCGGAGCTGCGGTCCCGCCCGACCCGCCCGCACCCGCTCTTCGCGGGTCTGGTGAAGGCGGCCGTGGAGCGTCAGCTCGCCGCTCGCACGACGGGCGAGTAA